Genomic DNA from Nonomuraea rubra:
GCGACCTGCACGACCAGCGGGAGGAGGCCCTGGCCCGGCAGCTCGCGCAGGAGGCGCCGGGGGATCCGGTCGCGGCGCGGGCCGTGGCGGCGCAGCTCGCGGCGGCGGATCGGCTGCTCTTCCGTGAACTGCAGGCCCGCATGCTGGCGGGCGAGGCGGGCGAGGCGGACGAGGTGGACGAGGTGGACGAGGACGGCATCGCCGCCGCGCTCGGCGAGCTGGCGCGCCGCGTCTTCGAGCTGCTGGAGCCCGCCATCGGCGACTACGCCATCCGCTGAGCCGGAACACGCACGCGACAACCTTCCCGACCTCCTTACGGCGCGGTCACGGAACTCCCGGGCGACGACCATACGATCTCCCCCTCCCCCACCCCGGCGAACGCCATCAGCCGGGCCCCCTCCGCGGCCAGCTCCCCCATCACCTCGTCCGGCAACGCCCGGAAGGGCTCGAGGGTCAGCACACCGTCCTTAAGGTCCCACACGCCACCGACAGTTCCGTCGACGAGGAAGGTGGGATAGACGACCGCTCCCACGCACACCGCCTTGCGCTGCTCGGCGGTCATCATCCGGCTCCGGTCGGCGAAGGCGACGATGAGGTTGTCGAACCAGGGCAGGAAGCGTACGGGCGCGGGCGTGTCGGCGTCGGCGAGCGGCGCGTCCGCCAGGTCGTAGAGGACACGTCCGGAAATATCGTGATAACGGCGGAGGCCGGGCATCGCCTCCATGACCCCGCGCAGCCGCGTCAGGCCCGACCACATCTGCACGTCCATCACGCTCGCCGGCCCGAACGCCGCCAGGTACCGCGCCACCAGCCGCTCCACCGCCGGCGCCGGCTCCAGCGGCCGCCCCAGCCACTCTTCCGCCAGCGTGAACGGCGTCGGCCCGCCCTTCCCCCAGATCCCGTTCGGCGGCGTGTGCACGACCGGCAGCATCGCCTGCGCCGACCAGCCCAGCGCCGTCGGGTCGACCTCGGGCCACCGCTCCCGCAGCAGGTCGCGGATCTGCGGCCGGGTGAGCGTGCGCCCGGCCAGGTGCCCGCGCGCCAGCTCCGCGAGCTCCGCCACGTCCACCCCGCGCATCAGCCGCCCGAACGCCGCCTGCCGGGTACGGGAGAGGATCACCTGCACCAGCGGCCGGATCCAGACGTAGTCGTCGGCCAGCGTCAGGTGCTGGGTCCCGCGCAGCAGCGAGCCCCGCACCACCTGCCTGCCGTACAGGAGCGAGGCCAGGTCGTCCTGGGTGAAGGAGGCCAGGCGGGTCCAGAGCCCGATGTACGGGGCGTCGATCTCCTGTCCCTGCACCGCGACCAGGCGCTCGACGGCCTGGGCGGCGGACATCCCGGACCGGTTCAGCAGGAGCTGCCGTTCCAGGGTGGTGCGGTTGAGTACGCGGAGGCC
This window encodes:
- a CDS encoding winged helix DNA-binding domain-containing protein encodes the protein MTQTPELGLRVLNRTTLERQLLLNRSGMSAAQAVERLVAVQGQEIDAPYIGLWTRLASFTQDDLASLLYGRQVVRGSLLRGTQHLTLADDYVWIRPLVQVILSRTRQAAFGRLMRGVDVAELAELARGHLAGRTLTRPQIRDLLRERWPEVDPTALGWSAQAMLPVVHTPPNGIWGKGGPTPFTLAEEWLGRPLEPAPAVERLVARYLAAFGPASVMDVQMWSGLTRLRGVMEAMPGLRRYHDISGRVLYDLADAPLADADTPAPVRFLPWFDNLIVAFADRSRMMTAEQRKAVCVGAVVYPTFLVDGTVGGVWDLKDGVLTLEPFRALPDEVMGELAAEGARLMAFAGVGEGEIVWSSPGSSVTAP